The following proteins are encoded in a genomic region of Candidatus Paracaedibacteraceae bacterium:
- a CDS encoding DUF1467 family protein produces MGLYTGFITFSVIWWVMLFIILPIGIRVPEQTEIGMATSAPVNPNVKKKLLWVTILTIPVFFLAKWGIESNLLNI; encoded by the coding sequence ATGGGATTGTATACAGGGTTTATTACGTTTAGTGTTATTTGGTGGGTGATGCTATTCATTATTCTACCGATTGGGATCCGTGTTCCGGAACAAACTGAGATTGGAATGGCAACGAGTGCGCCTGTTAATCCGAATGTTAAAAAGAAACTTTTGTGGGTGACCATATTAACAATTCCCGTATTTTTTCTTGCTAAATGGGGAATTGAATCTAATCTATTGAATATATAA